One stretch of Deltaproteobacteria bacterium DNA includes these proteins:
- the ptsP gene encoding phosphoenolpyruvate--protein phosphotransferase, whose translation MPQSGVPETSLKGIPASSGIAIGLAFLVDRDLPEVVARYSLDGGQVAREVNRFKAAVKTTEQEISRLIKRSPKEMGQHLYLLEMEKSLLKDKLFYSRTIETIQKARVNAEYALKTTVDMVKTVFARIEDPYLRERGSDVASVYHRVLRNLLGGKAPDYSHVARRAILVAHDVSPAEASRMDLEHVMGFVTDLGGVNSHTAIIARTLGIPAVLGLAGASSSIRTGDLLIVDGAAGAVIVNPDDDTLVLYEEKRADAAKIQSVQQKGSHLPAQTSDGLSVTVSGNMELKEEVVAVMDKGGDAIGLYRTEFLYLNRTELPTEEELFENYREVVELAAPRPVTIRTLDVNGDKVGKGIFFEHADNPALGLRAIRFCLAHPEVFQTQLRAILRAAAYGKVRLLFPMISGLTELVAARRAVKEAADALDSRGVSFSPEPEVGVMIEVPSAAVMADLLAEHVNFFSVGTNDLIQYTLAVDRGNQHVAHLFQSLHPAVIRLLGRVAEVCRDTGVRLAMCGEMAADPFHTPLLLGMNFTELSMHPAAIGPVKNAVRAFSGSHCREVAERAAREKTAEGVARLIEESCGATLRDRGLLAPSHITG comes from the coding sequence ATGCCACAATCCGGTGTTCCCGAAACGAGCTTGAAAGGCATTCCGGCATCCAGCGGAATCGCCATCGGACTGGCCTTTCTGGTGGACCGCGACCTGCCAGAAGTGGTGGCCCGCTACAGCCTGGACGGCGGACAGGTGGCACGCGAGGTCAACCGGTTCAAGGCTGCGGTGAAAACCACCGAGCAGGAGATATCCCGCCTCATCAAGCGCTCCCCCAAGGAGATGGGCCAGCATCTTTATCTTCTGGAGATGGAAAAGTCCCTTTTGAAGGACAAGCTGTTCTACAGCCGCACCATAGAGACCATCCAGAAGGCCAGGGTTAACGCCGAGTACGCTTTAAAAACCACCGTGGACATGGTGAAGACGGTTTTCGCCCGCATAGAGGATCCCTACCTGCGCGAGCGCGGCTCGGACGTGGCCAGCGTCTATCACAGGGTGCTCAGAAACCTTCTGGGCGGCAAGGCCCCGGACTACTCCCACGTGGCCCGAAGGGCCATCCTGGTGGCCCACGACGTTTCCCCGGCGGAAGCCAGCCGCATGGACCTCGAGCACGTCATGGGCTTTGTGACGGACCTGGGAGGCGTGAACTCCCACACCGCCATCATCGCCCGCACCCTTGGCATCCCGGCGGTCCTGGGCCTTGCCGGGGCGTCTTCAAGCATAAGGACGGGGGACCTCCTTATCGTGGACGGGGCCGCCGGGGCGGTCATAGTGAACCCGGACGACGATACCCTTGTGCTCTACGAGGAAAAGCGGGCCGACGCCGCGAAGATTCAGTCCGTGCAGCAGAAGGGCAGCCATCTTCCGGCGCAAACTTCCGACGGGCTTTCGGTCACGGTGTCCGGCAACATGGAGCTTAAAGAGGAGGTTGTGGCGGTGATGGACAAGGGCGGCGACGCCATCGGCCTTTACCGCACCGAGTTTTTGTATCTCAACCGCACGGAGCTGCCCACAGAGGAAGAGCTTTTCGAAAACTACAGGGAGGTGGTGGAACTGGCCGCCCCAAGGCCCGTCACCATACGCACCCTGGATGTCAACGGCGACAAGGTGGGCAAGGGCATTTTTTTCGAACATGCCGACAACCCCGCACTCGGTCTTCGGGCCATAAGGTTCTGCCTGGCCCACCCGGAGGTGTTCCAGACCCAGTTGAGGGCCATATTGCGGGCCGCGGCCTACGGAAAGGTGCGCCTGCTTTTTCCCATGATCTCCGGGCTTACGGAACTGGTGGCGGCCCGGCGGGCGGTGAAGGAGGCGGCGGACGCACTGGATTCGCGGGGGGTGTCCTTCAGCCCGGAACCCGAAGTGGGGGTGATGATAGAGGTGCCCTCTGCTGCGGTCATGGCCGATCTTCTGGCCGAGCATGTGAACTTTTTTTCCGTGGGCACCAACGATCTCATCCAGTACACCCTGGCCGTGGACCGTGGCAACCAGCACGTGGCCCATCTATTCCAGAGCCTGCATCCGGCGGTGATAAGGCTTTTGGGAAGGGTGGCCGAGGTCTGCCGGGATACCGGCGTGCGCCTTGCCATGTGCGGGGAAATGGCCGCCGACCCCTTCCACACGCCCCTTTTGCTGGGAATGAACTTCACCGAGCTTTCCATGCACCCGGCGGCCATTGGCCCGGTGAAAAACGCAGTGCGCGCCTTTTCGGGCTCCCACTGCCGGGAAGTGGCTGAGCGGGCCGCGCGGGAAAAGACGGCTGAAGGTGTGGCGCGGCTCATCGAGGAATCCTGCGGGGCGACCCTGAGGGACAGGGGGCTCTTAGCCCCAAGCCATATAACGGGCTGA
- a CDS encoding HPr family phosphocarrier protein, producing the protein MKRFFSKPYTVRAAFNDRDFMHLLPAQIISRAAMKARGGIRIGLGDASADAKDVFELLRLKAGPGSVFTISADDRADRHVVDALAALVRDGFGEK; encoded by the coding sequence ATGAAACGGTTTTTTTCAAAACCCTACACGGTCCGCGCCGCCTTCAACGACCGGGACTTCATGCATCTTTTGCCGGCTCAGATCATCAGCAGGGCCGCCATGAAGGCGCGGGGCGGCATACGCATAGGTCTTGGCGACGCCAGCGCAGACGCAAAGGACGTGTTTGAGCTTTTAAGGCTCAAAGCCGGGCCAGGCTCAGTATTCACCATTTCAGCCGACGACCGGGCTGACCGGCACGTTGTGGACGCTTTGGCCGCCCTTGTAAGGGACGGCTTCGGAGAAAAATAA
- a CDS encoding Hsp20/alpha crystallin family protein → MFALTPILRRSGLAARPTKSVFDRFMEEMGLPDLWLEEDEKSWIPALDVTETEKEIKVSAEVPGIAREDIAVSLTEGLLTVSGEKKEEKEEKSEGRTVSERCYGSFSRTVRLPAEVDAEKVEASYKDGVLTISLPKSESVKTTKITVKS, encoded by the coding sequence ATGTTCGCTCTTACACCGATTTTAAGACGATCAGGACTTGCGGCAAGGCCCACGAAATCGGTCTTTGACCGTTTCATGGAAGAGATGGGCCTGCCCGACCTGTGGCTGGAAGAGGATGAAAAAAGCTGGATTCCGGCCCTGGACGTCACCGAAACCGAAAAGGAAATAAAGGTTTCCGCCGAGGTTCCCGGCATAGCAAGGGAAGACATCGCGGTAAGCCTCACCGAAGGGCTTCTCACCGTGAGCGGGGAGAAGAAGGAAGAGAAAGAGGAAAAATCCGAGGGCCGCACCGTGTCCGAAAGGTGCTACGGTTCCTTTTCCCGCACCGTTCGCCTGCCCGCCGAGGTGGACGCGGAAAAGGTGGAGGCCTCCTACAAGGACGGCGTCTTAACCATCAGCCTGCCCAAGTCGGAGAGCGTAAAAACCACCAAAATCACGGTCAAGTCTTAA
- a CDS encoding amino acid ABC transporter permease — protein sequence MTDFKDRRGGDFSASPRRPRFTAVDACIFALLGLFLLWAAWRVGENLHYQWDWPALFGWLARRNADGWHPGPLAKGLGMTVRLSAWATILAAVAGILAGLARMSRLRPVRMLSRTYIEIFRNLPPLVIIFIGYYFISGQFFPSDAVSRAIGALPPVLRGACAFLVAPPGQFAAVASAVVTLALYEGAYVAEIVRGAILSIEREQWDAARSLGLSRRQVLIHVIIPQAFSRMIPPLAGQFVSTIKDSAIMSVISIPDLSFEAMQIMNATYKTFEVWLCVAALYLVLTLTASLGARRLENSLKRP from the coding sequence ATGACCGATTTTAAGGACCGGCGGGGAGGGGATTTTTCGGCCTCGCCCCGCCGCCCCCGTTTCACGGCTGTTGACGCCTGCATTTTCGCCCTTTTGGGGCTCTTTCTTTTGTGGGCCGCGTGGCGGGTGGGTGAAAACCTGCACTACCAATGGGACTGGCCCGCCCTTTTCGGCTGGCTGGCCCGGCGGAACGCGGACGGCTGGCATCCGGGGCCCCTGGCCAAGGGCCTTGGGATGACCGTGCGCCTTTCGGCCTGGGCCACGATTCTCGCCGCAGTTGCCGGGATACTGGCGGGCTTGGCCCGCATGTCCCGCCTTCGCCCTGTTCGGATGCTCTCGCGCACCTACATCGAGATTTTCCGCAACCTGCCGCCCCTGGTCATCATTTTCATCGGGTATTATTTCATAAGCGGGCAGTTTTTTCCGTCGGACGCCGTTTCCAGGGCGATTGGGGCGCTCCCCCCCGTCCTCCGGGGGGCCTGCGCCTTTCTGGTGGCCCCTCCGGGACAGTTCGCCGCCGTGGCCTCGGCGGTGGTCACCCTTGCCCTGTACGAGGGCGCTTACGTGGCGGAAATCGTCCGGGGGGCCATCCTGTCCATCGAGCGCGAGCAGTGGGACGCGGCCCGTTCCCTTGGGCTTTCACGAAGGCAGGTATTGATCCATGTAATCATACCCCAGGCCTTTTCCCGGATGATTCCCCCCCTTGCAGGCCAGTTCGTTTCAACCATCAAGGACTCGGCCATAATGAGCGTCATATCCATCCCGGACCTTTCCTTCGAGGCCATGCAGATAATGAACGCCACCTACAAGACCTTCGAGGTGTGGCTCTGCGTGGCGGCCCTGTACCTCGTGCTCACCCTCACCGCCTCCCTTGGGGCCAGACGCCTGGAAAACTCCCTGAAACGGCCCTGA
- a CDS encoding transporter substrate-binding domain-containing protein, with translation MKKSVWGFLTILLSALIFFACTGPKEEPKPEKPLKERLAAENGIEEIMKRGVLKVGFDTFVPWAMKDKTGRFTGFEIDVASRLAKDMGVAVEFVPTEWNGIIPALLSGKFDVVIGGMGITPERNLKVNFTVPYDYTGMAIAASKALAPGLTSLEAFNKPEITIAVRQGTTAEKAARKFFPNAAIRAFADEAPAVQEVLDGRAHALVASAPLPAQQAIKNPERLYLPVSGTFTKEPIGFAVKKGDSDTLNYFDNWIRTVDAEGWLAERKHYWFETDEWEASLK, from the coding sequence ATGAAAAAATCCGTGTGGGGGTTTTTGACGATCCTTTTATCAGCTTTGATTTTTTTCGCCTGCACAGGCCCCAAGGAGGAGCCCAAGCCGGAAAAGCCATTGAAGGAGAGGCTCGCCGCCGAAAACGGCATAGAGGAGATAATGAAGAGGGGGGTCTTGAAGGTTGGTTTCGACACCTTCGTGCCCTGGGCCATGAAGGACAAGACGGGCCGTTTCACCGGCTTTGAAATCGACGTGGCCTCGCGCCTTGCCAAGGACATGGGAGTCGCCGTGGAATTCGTGCCCACCGAGTGGAACGGAATAATCCCGGCCCTGCTTTCGGGCAAGTTCGACGTGGTCATAGGCGGAATGGGCATAACCCCGGAGCGCAACCTGAAGGTCAACTTCACCGTTCCGTACGATTACACCGGCATGGCCATTGCGGCCAGCAAGGCCCTGGCCCCCGGCCTCACGAGCCTGGAAGCCTTCAACAAGCCCGAAATCACCATAGCGGTACGCCAGGGCACCACCGCCGAAAAGGCGGCCCGGAAGTTCTTCCCCAACGCCGCCATAAGGGCCTTTGCCGACGAGGCCCCGGCTGTTCAGGAGGTGCTGGATGGCCGCGCCCACGCCCTGGTGGCCTCGGCCCCCCTTCCGGCCCAGCAGGCCATAAAGAACCCGGAACGCCTTTACCTGCCCGTAAGCGGCACCTTCACGAAAGAGCCCATCGGCTTTGCCGTGAAAAAGGGCGACTCCGACACATTAAACTATTTCGACAACTGGATAAGGACCGTTGATGCCGAGGGCTGGCTTGCCGAACGAAAGCATTACTGGTTCGAAACCGACGAGTGGGAAGCTTCGCTCAAATGA
- a CDS encoding amino acid ABC transporter permease — protein MRRTRESQAASLRSFFGKPGPRLAFDLAVYLAVAVFFIYVAVTGARESGYNWQWHRMPAKFFSFTDSGLVAGPLMRGLATTLKVTACSFFFASLAGLLAALAALSHSFSGRLFSRLYVESIRNTPLLIQIYFLYFVVGKVFPMDRFTSAVLALSLFEGAYASEIIRAGILAVDHGQWQAAQSLGLSRPQVYAHVVLPQALSHVLAPLTSQAVSLVKDSALVCTIALFDLAMAARSVVSDTFLAFETWLCVAAVYLVLTLLLSAAADVLYRRTKTKY, from the coding sequence ATGCGACGCACCAGGGAAAGCCAAGCTGCAAGTCTCCGGTCTTTTTTCGGCAAGCCCGGCCCAAGGCTTGCCTTTGACCTTGCGGTCTATCTGGCCGTGGCGGTTTTTTTTATTTACGTGGCGGTGACGGGGGCCAGGGAATCGGGCTACAACTGGCAATGGCACAGGATGCCCGCGAAGTTTTTCTCCTTTACCGATTCGGGCCTCGTGGCCGGGCCGCTTATGCGGGGCCTTGCCACAACCTTGAAGGTGACTGCCTGCTCCTTTTTTTTCGCGTCCCTGGCAGGCCTTCTGGCCGCCCTTGCGGCCCTGTCCCATTCCTTTTCCGGGCGGCTTTTTTCGCGGCTCTACGTGGAATCGATCCGCAACACGCCGCTTTTGATCCAGATTTATTTTCTTTATTTCGTGGTTGGCAAGGTTTTTCCCATGGACCGCTTCACCTCGGCGGTTCTTGCCCTGTCTCTCTTCGAGGGGGCCTACGCCTCTGAGATAATCAGGGCCGGGATTCTTGCCGTGGACCACGGCCAGTGGCAGGCCGCCCAGAGCCTGGGGCTTTCAAGGCCGCAGGTTTACGCCCACGTGGTGCTTCCCCAGGCCCTCTCCCACGTGCTGGCTCCCCTCACCAGCCAGGCGGTTTCCCTGGTGAAGGACTCGGCCCTGGTGTGCACCATAGCCCTTTTCGATTTGGCCATGGCCGCCCGGAGTGTGGTTTCGGACACCTTCCTGGCCTTCGAGACCTGGCTTTGCGTGGCGGCGGTCTACCTGGTTCTCACGCTTTTGCTTTCCGCTGCGGCTGACGTGCTGTATCGCAGAACCAAAACAAAATACTGA
- a CDS encoding PilZ domain-containing protein translates to MVKAGDKRRFLRIGRDVPIEVNRLSYPVDDSTSQGGQGRDVSGGGMKFWVPVPYEPRARLMLSIRIPGEGVDAPALSAVAEVVWCMRAERREGYEVGIRFVDMAAEDYRTLKRFIESASHNEDA, encoded by the coding sequence ATGGTGAAAGCAGGCGACAAGCGGCGTTTCCTGAGAATAGGGCGAGACGTGCCCATCGAGGTGAACCGGCTCAGCTATCCGGTTGACGACAGCACCTCCCAGGGCGGGCAGGGCAGGGACGTCTCCGGCGGCGGGATGAAATTCTGGGTTCCCGTGCCTTACGAACCCCGCGCAAGGCTCATGCTCTCAATCAGAATCCCCGGCGAGGGCGTGGATGCGCCAGCGCTTTCCGCCGTGGCCGAGGTGGTGTGGTGCATGAGGGCGGAACGCCGTGAAGGCTACGAGGTGGGCATCCGTTTCGTGGACATGGCCGCCGAAGACTACAGGACCCTGAAGCGCTTTATCGAAAGCGCCTCCCATAACGAGGACGCCTGA
- a CDS encoding 4-vinyl reductase produces the protein MAESGNIQMAVLGGIMKTLEKHPFLVRRLLRPLANAPVLGRRLPVFARAYMGATAFEIHDVDMEKGRIGIGGVEEIMAGSKIIELLHATLGEYVSEKEKNEALYRMGQKLCTWEVGQALEHGRWAPSSLTPLIMNSKILDQVQTDPVVADFFGQIVKTMSRLITDEGGWGHLDFDFSSMPLKVSLKNSQEARWLGPSKTPVCHFYAGIVAGYASTISNEPMKARETACKAMGAPCCVFTVERV, from the coding sequence ATGGCGGAATCGGGCAATATCCAGATGGCGGTTCTGGGCGGGATAATGAAGACCCTTGAAAAGCACCCTTTCCTGGTTCGGCGGCTTCTGCGGCCCCTGGCCAACGCACCGGTGCTTGGCCGGAGGCTTCCGGTCTTCGCCAGGGCCTACATGGGGGCCACGGCCTTCGAGATTCACGACGTGGACATGGAAAAGGGCCGCATAGGCATCGGCGGGGTCGAGGAGATAATGGCGGGCTCGAAAATTATCGAGCTTCTGCACGCTACCCTTGGCGAGTACGTGTCCGAGAAGGAAAAAAACGAGGCCCTCTACCGCATGGGCCAAAAACTCTGCACCTGGGAGGTCGGGCAGGCCCTGGAACACGGCAGGTGGGCGCCTTCCAGCTTAACGCCGCTCATAATGAACAGCAAAATCCTGGACCAGGTTCAGACCGACCCGGTTGTGGCGGATTTTTTCGGCCAGATCGTAAAGACCATGTCGAGGCTCATTACTGACGAGGGCGGCTGGGGGCACCTGGATTTCGATTTTTCATCCATGCCCTTGAAAGTCAGCCTTAAAAACTCCCAGGAAGCCCGCTGGCTGGGGCCGTCCAAAACGCCTGTCTGCCATTTTTACGCGGGTATCGTGGCCGGTTACGCGAGCACCATTTCAAACGAGCCGATGAAGGCCAGGGAAACGGCCTGCAAGGCCATGGGAGCGCCTTGTTGCGTGTTTACGGTGGAGAGGGTTTAG
- a CDS encoding adenylate kinase — MRVLFFGPNGSGKGTQGAIVKEKYKLPHVESGAIFREAIGKGTELGMKAKAFIDKGDLVPDDITIPMILARLGQDDCKKGWLLDGFPRNVNQAKMLDEALQKANMGLDIVIEILLDRETAKNRIMGRRLCVNDNNHPNNIFIDAIKPNGDKCRVCGGDLKTRADDQDEAAISKRHDIYYDTNTGTLASAYYFRDKANGPRYITLDGSPGVKEVAAELVTKL, encoded by the coding sequence ATGCGGGTTCTTTTTTTCGGACCGAACGGCAGCGGCAAGGGCACCCAGGGCGCAATCGTAAAGGAAAAGTACAAGCTGCCCCACGTCGAATCGGGCGCAATTTTCCGCGAGGCCATCGGCAAGGGCACCGAGCTTGGCATGAAGGCCAAGGCCTTCATCGACAAGGGCGACCTCGTTCCCGACGACATCACCATTCCCATGATCCTTGCCCGCCTTGGCCAGGATGACTGCAAGAAGGGCTGGCTCCTGGACGGCTTTCCCCGCAACGTGAACCAGGCCAAGATGCTGGACGAGGCCCTTCAGAAGGCCAACATGGGCCTCGATATCGTCATCGAAATCCTTCTTGACCGCGAAACCGCCAAAAACCGCATCATGGGCAGGCGTCTTTGCGTCAACGACAACAACCACCCCAACAACATCTTCATCGACGCCATCAAGCCCAACGGCGACAAGTGCCGGGTGTGCGGAGGCGACCTCAAAACCCGCGCAGACGACCAGGACGAGGCCGCCATCAGCAAGCGCCACGACATCTATTACGACACCAATACCGGCACCCTGGCCTCGGCCTACTATTTCCGCGACAAGGCGAACGGCCCCCGCTACATCACACTGGACGGAAGCCCCGGAGTGAAGGAAGTCGCAGCGGAACTGGTCACCAAGTTGTAA
- a CDS encoding DUF1003 domain-containing protein, translated as MSHSKSEKAALCQICGSHDELKPAILVRPALAKIIRRDHGDFDDKGWICAIDYKAYRGKFVEELIRTEKGQLTDLENEVIKSLKEGEIFAHDPIKDLVEHLTLGQKMADKIAEFGGSWGFISIFGVILFSWMGINTHILLSKPFDPYPFIFLNLMLSCIAAIQAPVIMMSQKRQEARDRESSMHDYQINLKAELEIRNIQQKLDHLMSSQWDRLLELQTLQMDLMEEVRAAVAVFRENAPPAPNSKKPGA; from the coding sequence ATGAGCCATTCCAAAAGCGAAAAAGCCGCGCTTTGCCAGATCTGCGGGTCGCATGATGAATTGAAGCCTGCGATTCTGGTCCGGCCAGCCCTGGCCAAGATAATAAGGCGGGATCACGGCGACTTCGACGACAAGGGATGGATATGCGCAATCGATTACAAAGCCTATCGCGGGAAATTCGTGGAGGAGCTCATAAGGACCGAAAAAGGCCAGCTTACCGACCTTGAAAACGAAGTTATAAAGAGTTTGAAGGAAGGGGAGATTTTTGCCCATGATCCGATAAAGGACCTGGTCGAACACCTTACCCTGGGCCAGAAAATGGCGGATAAAATTGCCGAATTCGGGGGAAGTTGGGGTTTTATTTCCATTTTTGGGGTAATCCTCTTTTCCTGGATGGGCATAAACACCCATATCCTTTTATCAAAGCCCTTTGACCCGTATCCGTTCATATTTTTGAATCTGATGCTTTCGTGCATAGCCGCAATCCAGGCCCCGGTAATAATGATGAGCCAGAAACGGCAGGAGGCGCGGGACAGGGAAAGCTCCATGCACGATTATCAGATCAATCTGAAGGCCGAGCTTGAAATACGAAACATCCAGCAAAAGCTGGACCACCTTATGTCAAGCCAGTGGGACAGGCTTCTGGAGCTTCAAACCCTCCAGATGGACCTCATGGAAGAGGTCCGGGCGGCGGTGGCCGTTTTCAGGGAAAACGCCCCTCCCGCGCCGAATTCCAAAAAGCCGGGCGCATAA
- a CDS encoding acyl-CoA dehydrogenase encodes MAQLIADRRDVDFVLFEQMNAEELSKTAFYKEFNKKAIDLIVNEARSLAIKEILPTQAIGDSEGAKWDNGKVTVPESFHRAYQKYCEGEWIAMAEDPEVGGQGMPIMVTQAAAEYFVGANCAFMMYPGLTHGAAHLVEVYGTEKQKKLYMKKMYSGEWGGTMLLTEPGAGSDVGALETTATRNPDGTFSIKGNKIFISGGDHDLCDNIVHPVLARIEGAPAGTKGISLFAVPKIWVNDDGSLGEPNDVICDRIEEKMGIHGNATCSLILGGKGKCRGTLLGEENKGMKVMFQMMNEARLGVGIQGYTFATCAYMYALNYARQRKQGKSLLDFMNPDAPQVTINVHPDVRRMLIWMKAHVDGMRSFIYFIGKCFDTMRSSKDEAAKEAANGMIEVLTPIVKAYCTDKSFEVCTYAVQTYGGYGYCKEYPVEQLLRDCKITSIYEGTNGIQSMDLLGRKLGMKGGKPFMDLIAAIQKQVAEAKAIPGLEDLAAKVEEAANKLAEIAMLMGATAMSAKVGTAFAYSYNFLDVTGDTIMAWMHLWRAAIAKPKLEALTGGDAAKIASNRDAAYYDGLVKTAEYFVNAILPVTKGKMEAIKNMNSAPMDITDDGFSGK; translated from the coding sequence ATGGCGCAGTTAATTGCCGACCGCAGGGACGTGGACTTCGTCCTTTTCGAGCAGATGAACGCGGAGGAGCTTTCCAAGACCGCATTTTACAAGGAGTTCAACAAGAAGGCCATCGACCTCATCGTCAACGAGGCCCGGAGCCTTGCCATCAAGGAAATCCTTCCCACCCAGGCCATAGGCGACTCCGAAGGCGCAAAATGGGACAACGGCAAGGTCACGGTGCCCGAAAGTTTTCACCGGGCCTACCAGAAGTACTGCGAAGGCGAGTGGATCGCCATGGCCGAGGACCCGGAAGTGGGCGGCCAGGGAATGCCCATCATGGTGACCCAGGCTGCGGCTGAGTATTTTGTCGGCGCGAACTGCGCCTTCATGATGTATCCCGGCCTCACCCACGGCGCGGCCCACCTTGTGGAGGTGTACGGCACCGAGAAGCAGAAGAAGCTCTACATGAAGAAGATGTATTCCGGAGAATGGGGGGGCACCATGCTCCTCACCGAGCCCGGAGCCGGAAGCGACGTGGGGGCCCTCGAAACAACCGCCACCAGGAACCCCGACGGAACCTTCTCCATCAAGGGCAACAAGATTTTCATCTCCGGCGGCGACCACGACCTTTGCGACAACATCGTTCACCCGGTCCTGGCCCGCATTGAGGGCGCTCCGGCTGGCACCAAGGGCATCTCGCTCTTTGCCGTCCCCAAAATCTGGGTGAACGACGACGGCTCCCTGGGCGAGCCCAACGACGTGATCTGCGACCGCATCGAGGAAAAAATGGGCATCCACGGCAACGCCACCTGCTCGCTGATCCTGGGCGGCAAGGGCAAGTGCCGGGGCACCCTTCTGGGCGAAGAGAACAAGGGCATGAAGGTCATGTTCCAGATGATGAACGAGGCCCGCCTGGGCGTCGGCATCCAGGGCTACACCTTCGCCACCTGCGCCTACATGTACGCGCTTAACTACGCCCGCCAGCGCAAGCAGGGGAAAAGCCTTCTGGATTTCATGAACCCCGATGCGCCCCAGGTCACCATCAACGTGCATCCCGACGTCCGCAGAATGCTGATATGGATGAAGGCCCACGTGGACGGAATGCGCTCCTTCATCTATTTCATCGGCAAGTGCTTCGACACCATGCGCTCCTCCAAGGACGAGGCTGCCAAGGAAGCCGCCAACGGCATGATTGAGGTCCTGACCCCCATCGTCAAGGCGTACTGCACCGACAAGTCCTTCGAGGTCTGCACCTACGCTGTCCAGACCTACGGCGGCTACGGCTACTGCAAGGAATACCCGGTGGAGCAGCTTCTGCGCGACTGCAAGATAACATCCATCTACGAGGGCACCAACGGCATCCAGAGCATGGACCTTCTGGGCCGCAAGCTGGGCATGAAGGGCGGCAAGCCTTTCATGGACCTGATCGCCGCCATCCAGAAGCAGGTGGCCGAGGCCAAGGCCATTCCCGGCCTGGAAGACTTGGCCGCCAAGGTCGAGGAAGCCGCCAATAAGCTCGCCGAAATCGCCATGCTCATGGGCGCCACCGCAATGAGCGCCAAGGTGGGAACGGCCTTCGCATACTCCTACAACTTCCTGGATGTCACCGGCGACACCATCATGGCCTGGATGCACCTGTGGCGCGCCGCCATCGCCAAGCCCAAGCTGGAGGCCCTCACCGGCGGCGACGCGGCCAAGATCGCATCCAACCGCGACGCGGCCTACTACGACGGCCTTGTGAAGACCGCCGAGTATTTCGTGAACGCCATCCTTCCCGTCACCAAGGGCAAGATGGAAGCCATCAAAAACATGAACTCCGCCCCCATGGACATCACGGACGACGGGTTCTCCGGTAAGTAG